CTCTTaaaaaaagctctttttttaaaaaaaaggctttagAAACAACAGCTAGATGAAAACTGTGCCCTTATGAACTCTGTTAATTTATGTTGCTATAATATGTCATTAATGTGACAAATTCCTCTGTTGGAGCTTGAAATAACTGCATTATAGAAAGTTGAAattggattttgtgtgtttttaggtATATGGTATATAAATATGAGTTATTTCAACCGATAGCAGTTCACAGATATCACTGTAACAACTGGACAAATGATGGTGCtgaatgaaagaaatattttgtttttatggatGTGTTTATTGTCCATCTACCACCATCTATTAGTGTTCAATGCCACCCTTTGTACAAAATGAAACTGCAAATTGGCAATTTATGATGCAAAAATGGCAACTTGCCCATCATATTGTAAAGACTCTGTGGAGCAAATTGAGATGGCATCTTCTTTATGGCTTCTTTATAGGCTGATAGGGCCTCCTGCAAAAGAGCAGAATCGGGAAAGTTATTCCTAGGACAGACCCGTGAGGCAGGGGGTAAAGGGCTGTAATATAAGACAAGTTCTCCAATCTACCTCCTGGTGGCCCTGATCATGGAGCAGCTTGCCCAGGTTGTACAGACAGCTGGTCACCGAGCTCCGGTGGGCATGGGGGTCCTTCAGGTTCTCGTCAGGGATGTTGGCGCAGGCAAGGAAGGTCCGCCTGGCATCGTCCAGGTGTCCCTGGTTCATCAGGATGATGCCTGTGTTCAGGTAGGCGGCTGATAGCAGATGAACCACATTCCATTAATGACAGCAAAACGCTTAGGATTGGGTTTAAACGACACAATGCTCCTTCTAGATAAAGGACTTGATCCTTTCAGATCATTTCAGACTCAATGACATAATGTCAAAGTTCATTCAAGTGTCCTGGAGGTTTTGATATAACTCATGGAGTACTGGACACTTTGGACTGACTGCCAAACTAGACACACAATTCACCACAAAGTCTCTTTAATCTCCTTTCATGTTCACCTCCAACTTCTCTGCAGGGAACGGTGGattgttttactgcagtatttcacaAATAGATTGGCACATGAAAAGGAGAACAAGAAAACACATAAAAGCTCCATACAAACATATAAAGTAATCCCCAGTTACTGAACTCAATTTTATTCcacagaaggaaataaaaatcagtttcatTTCTCCTACTTGTGCTGAAGGAGACATCAGTTGAAGAAATCATGGAGGGTTTTGAACATGAAAAGTGGGAATCAAAGTCAGACACAGTgagatgaaaatgtttaaaagccatagcttgattttgtttttttttacatttccggaggaaaaaaaaaaaaactgatttcaagTTGTGTTACAGACTTTGCTGCTGCACCACAGACTCACACTGTGATCTGAGCTGTTCAGCGAAGCCCACATTTACTTGGCTCTCCCACTTGGGAGGATGAACAATGAGTTcttaatgaattaaattaagCTGGGACTTAATCCTCAAAACTCCACAGGCTTTTAGACGAAATCCAAAAGTGGCTTTTAGGCTTTTAAATCTGCCACGCGCCTCTGCTCACATCTCTGTGCCCTCACGGCAACGACTACCTCCTGTTCTTTTTCTGGAGTCACAGCGAGAAGATGCCATGCTTACATGCCAGTGTGGGCCTGCTCCCAATTGCCAGTTTGTAATAATGCAACGCCTCTGAGAGTCTCTTGTTCTCCTGCAGCAGTAGACCCCTGGAACAAGAGAAGGCCATGGTGAGTGGTGACAGGTTCGAGCGGGGTTGTGGAAAACACGTCACAAGTGCTGACTAACACTGCAAGATCAAGGCATCAGGGTCCAGACAAAAACCCCTAGGACAAAAACCCTTTTGAAATACAGTGTAGAACAAAACCCTCTCTGTTGAAGtgcaaaatcagaaaaaaaccttcttaattaaatttaaaaaatgacagaagCCCCTGTTTTTATATAAATCTTAATACtcaattgtttttaatattgctttttcatttttcagaggttcaatatgatgttcttttaattatgcttttttatgattgcacaaataattttatgttgtaaaacagtgagctgtaaatttGTAATGCAAGTTTTAATGTATGCTACAATACAATACTTATAATGCCTTCCTTACTGCACTCTCATTACAGAACAACTGTActattttacaattcagagaactgttcataaactacaaataatgagaagaataaaaattttaattattttgtccTAGGGGGTATTGTCCTACACTGCAAGGTATCACCTCttcttgtctctctgcattgactTTCTGTAGCCGCCTGTATGAAGTCCAAAACTCTGGTTACCACCTACAAGACCCATCAACACATCTGACTGTGCTTCTAGAACCGAGTGTCTGTATTTAAAACTCTTTAGTCTGCAGTGGAaaacaccagctaaataaaCCAAGGTAAAAGTAAACACAACTGCAGGTAAGAGCGCCTCACATTGAAAAATGGTGGAAACCAACTAGTCAGTCCAAAGCAGGGAGCAGTCTGAAGGTTGAGGATATCAAAATTGAATCTTGAGGACACACCACTGCTCTAGCTGCACAGAACTAGATTACTACCGCATTCTCAGACTGTAAAAATAAGTTCTGCTGCTCAACAtataaggggggcgtggtgggtttggcagGTGCCCActgtgtagcgggtctgggattcgagccctgcttgaggtgccttgtgatggactagcgtcccctccagggtgtgtccccctcccccttaaaccctgtgccctgtgtttctgagtatcgctctggctcgctgcagccccgcttgggacaagcagttgttaacACTGGTTGATTGCTCACCATATATACCGTACTCACAGTGTCTAGAGATGGTGAAATCATGAGTGAGATTTTGTATGTCATACTCACAGGTTGTACAACATGTCAGCCATGTTCCTTCTGAAGTACAGGGCATTTCTGTAGGCTCGTTCAGCCTCAACCGTCTTTCCCTGGTTCTTCAGTACATTCCCTAGGTTGCCCCAGGCTGACGGGGGGCAGAGAGAAATACATTTCCAGATGAGACAAATCACAAATCTATGGACATGAACTGTTGTACGCTCATTAGGAACATTGAACTTGGTAATTATGCTGGTATTTGTTATTCACCAGTGTGGGATCCTGTAACTCAGTCACTTCTGCCCACTCTCAAAGGCTTCCATTGCATCCACACTGTACTGTGTCGCATGTTTGCAGCACAGGATGTTCCCCGTTTGTCTGATCTCTCTTATGATTTTCAATACACCCCAGAGTTAATAGAAAAAGCTTTATAGATTCATATCAACTGTGAAGCTGCGTGGCATTGATGACGGTATGTTTTAGACGTGCCACGCGAGCTGATAAATGAAACCCGGTCCACCGGAGGGCTGGGACAGATGCACTGTGACTGATAGGAAATGGAGACAATCAGCCACCTGAGGCTTTTCTCTTCTTGATTTTCCGATGGCTCTAAAGTGCAAGGTTCAAACAGGAGCCATTGGGGTTTGTGACTCAGCCCACCTGGAGTTATCCATAAAGCATCAAATTCAACAACAGAACAGATATTGTGATTTCTTTGAATGATTTGCATAATTGTGATTCTCTAGGCAAGGATTAGggcatatatacagtaaataaatattaggCTCAGAAAAGGAgggattttttgtttcatagcaCATTTCAGTGAGCAATTCACTGCCCTCTCAACCACATGATTAAGTATCCTGTGGAAACTGTGACCAAACTCCATGTGACATTGTCCAGGAAGTGCTGCACAATGATGCTTCACACCTAACATGAACACCAGCCAAGACCAAGAGGGAAGGGTCTGCCAGAATAAACAACTGCAGCGGATCCAGAAGTGAAACCAGTTCACAGAGAACACTGATGCTTTACAGGAGGAAACAATCTGGGGCACCATGTGACCTCAGAATGGGGTAAACCTCCCCCAGGGTAGGCAGGTAGTTTGGTGGTTAAGGGTGTTGGGTTGGGATGTGAGTCCTCAGTTCAAGTACATAATATTtatagttattaatttagcagacacttttctccaaagcagcatatggTCTGATAACATTGCGTAGCATGATAGCACAGCGCAGAATGCTAGTGTAGCGGTTACacctactgcttttggatctgaaggttgcttgtttgaatctcacctccaaatgtagtacctttgaacaaggtgtttaccttaaattgctccagtaaaatgaacctgctgtataaatgggtcaattgcttaatgctgtaagttgctttggagaaaagtgtcacctgaatgaatcaatgtattATGTCgtgttcagctgacacctttatcaaGGGTGACTCATAGTATTCGATGCACTGTGCTAAACTCATTACAATCATTCGGACATCTATGTGGCAGAGCAGTGAGATACACTCCTCTGGTAGCTTAGAGTTTGCAGTCCACCTGAAaccagtctttggactgtgggggataacccacacagactgagctggatttgaagtTCACAATAGCAAATACTCACTTTCACTGGAGTCTCCTTTGCAGATACAGTAAGAgcgctcagctgtataaattggtaattCATAGTAATGTTATCTAACACGGGGAGTTCCCTCAGAAAAATGTGCCCATGAAATGAAGGTTTAAGTCAGCAGCTGTCGGTAGACTCctgttcaaaacacattttattttttattttatttttgtaaataaattttatttaaaaaaaaaaaactctctagCTGGGTCAATACGAAATATGGAGCCTCAATTTTATCATACAGCAGCTGTAACGGTCAGCGTTAGACATTGTAACCAAATTTCTGGactcaaaaatattgtaataagGTTGACGGGACAGCTGTCATAAGTCCAGGTGGTGGCAACTCAAAATGTCGCaaatcaaggaccacctgtattctcCCAGGTGATGCCAGAGATGAGAGTAAATACACAGCACTGTGGAACTATGATGTAGTTTTACCTTTCGCAGGGTTCACAGGTATGCCTGACCTGTACAACTTCTCTTCGTTCCTCCAGTCCTGGTTCCTCAGCACCGTCCTCACTCCGTACAGGAGGACtactgcaccacagcagcacagcaggatCAATCTGAGGGAGCGCCTGTTTAGGCGAATGTATAGGGCTCTCGCACCCACTGCCACCAGCAGGCAGAAGCCCATGCTGGGGATGTACAGGACCCGCTCGGCGATTACGAAGCCCACATAGAAGAACAGGTTGGTGGCAGGGAGGAATGGAATGGACAGGAGTCCAAGGGAGAAGATCACCACGTTCCACGTGGCAGGCAGTGTAGtcctggggggggcgggggttgtGGTGCCATTTGCCGTGCCATTCAGCAGCATTGAACTGGAGCTTGAGCGCTCCGGAGGTGGATGAAGCCCGTTCGTGAGGAGCTTCCCATTTGTAGCATGGCCTCTTCCGTTAGCCTCTCGGGCTCTTGAGGGGCTCCGTAGACCAACTCCGGTTAAAAGGAACAACAGGGTGTAAAAGGCCACAGTGTGGATGTTCCTCCAGTCAGACACAGTCCTGAGCAACGGTACTGCATCCATGGACCAGTCAAAGCTCAATGTGTCCGGGCACAAGAGCAGCCAAGCGTTGGCTGCTGGAAGGTACAAGAATGTCAACGTCCTGGTGAGTAAGCTAGGCGAGTCGGCAGCAGGGTTGTCCGAGTTGGAGAAGCTGGGTGGCTTGACGCCCATCCAGTAGAGTCGTGCCGCCAACAACATGGCCCCCCACGTGGCCAGCAAGCTCAAACTCAAGAGCAGATTGACATTCTTCCTCTGCAGGATAGACAGAGACAAGACAGTTTCACCCAGACAACGACATCACTAGCATGAAAGACATCTAGAAGAGGCTTTACCCAGTGTCCAGTCTTTAAATAATATGTAAGCGACCACACGTACAATGGTGTGCTGGTCACTTGCAATCCCTGAAAGATGGGAATAATAGGTTTTGCTTCTCTTTTgatgcaaacaaaaataatcgGCACGCACATGAACAAGTTAGTAtactatttttttcagtgtgtggcATTGTGGCACAGTAGGTAATGCTGGTGTTTCATagcctcaattcccacctgcttaaagaggaccactatcctgccgctgccaaaaaacaacaaagcatcgtgcctgaatgactaccgACCCTTTGCACTGACTCCAgtagtgatgaagtgcttcgaaagaatcgtcatgaggtacatccagaccatcactccagacactctggaccctctccagttcgTATACAGAcggaacagatccacagaggatgccatcagcacaacaatacacactgccctcacccacctggaaaacaaggacagctatgttcgaatgctgtttattgactacagctcagcattcaacacacaaataccttcgaagctcatcaacaagcttcacaatcttggtgtgccacccaccctctgcaactgggttctggactttctaacgggcagaccccagtccgttagaaTGGGGAACCATACAtccaggtcacacacacacacattttcagaaccacttgtcccatttggggtcacagggagccagagcctaacctggcaacacagggcataaggctggagagggaggggacacacccaggacaggacaccagtctgtcacaaggcaccccaagcaggacttgaaccccaggcccaccagagagcaggactccgtccaacccactgcgccaccgcacctcacatccaggtcaataaccataaacacaggaacttcgcagggctgcgtgctgagccccatgctctacgCACTCTTCACTCATGATTGTGTAACCTCCCAGGACAACACcaacatcatcaaatttgctgatgacatgacagtcattggactgataacgggaggcaatgagtcggcatacaggagggaagcgGCTGACCTAGTGAAGCGGTGCCACAACAACAATCTCTCTctgaatgtcaacaaaacaaaggtgtTGATAGTcgatccacggagaaggagggagcaacactcatcactgcttattggtgagacagtggtggagagagtgagcagcttcagatttctgggtgttcacattacggaagatctcacctggtctcacaacactacacatcCGGTCAAGAAATCATGTCAGtgtctgcacttcttgagaaggctaaggaaatttggcatgccaagccgaatcctcggaagcttctataggtgtgcaatcgagagcgtcctcaccagctctatcacagtgtggtttggaagctgcacagtacaggattgTAAGGagctacagcgagtggtaaaagcagctcaaaccatctctggaacatCATTagcatcactggagagcctataccaggtcagaaccatcaggagagccattaacatcatcaaggacaacagtcaccccgagcacagccttttcacacccttaccatcaggcagatgctacaggagtgttaaagccagaacctcacggttgaaaaacagtttttacccacatgccatcaggcttgtgaacaacacccatctactgcctctccacccatcacggcagacacggttcaccctctgagcctgagaggtgtcaactaccccccatccctcctacatacacatacacatccacaacgccaataacatcagagaccacaggctacctccgcataccttgcgtacaTAAATACGCACCCCCCCCCGCTgtgaatagacccaatctacctctgcaggactttgtacatgtacgacttccatgtttacattgcgcactgcacactttatatatgtgtataacctaatttcttggatttttgcactaatagtaattttagtaatttttgtaatttgtgactttgcactaatagtaatttttgtaaatttgtgatttacgccttgtgttttccttgtgttttccttatgtttttcttgtgtttttctttccttacgtccttataatttatgtcataggctgctgagaggattcacagagtaagaatctcattgtatggtGCAACGAACTGTTTattgtacacatgacaataaactcttgaatcttgaatagCTCCTAGGCTGTTGATTCAGATTAGAGATCAAACACTACTCAGTTTGTGCAATGTTTGTATGATttctccgtgtttgtgtggttttcttccCACATAGGCCCTGGAGCAGCATGATCCAACACTAGACTAGCAGTCATTGACAATGAATACCTAATCATCTGTAGTGTgcaatgtgttttacatttaaattgtctATAACAATGGCTTTCAATCTCAAACCACTGCTACTTTACGAAGATGAAACATCTACATTCATTTGCTTGTCAGTCCAGCAGACAACCACACTGTGGGTGTGCTACTGAGTTTTTACATTTGATCCAGCAAGAACTGTGCACAAGTCACAGTGGAGAAAGTAGTGTCCATTCCATCCCACTGATCTAGTTGCTCAAATGTGAAACAAACCCCCAGAAACCCTCACAGCCCAGTTAGACAAGAGGCCTCTGGAGAGGTGGGACAGGCATAATCAATCATATATGCAACAGACCTTGGACTTCAGTCAACATCAATTTTACATTTGGAAAGCAAAAGTTGTCTGCTTAGCTAGAGAGTGGTGCAAAAACTAGTCCTTCACTTTACCCATCACGTAACATAAAAACCTGCATTTCCATCACAAGCCTTGATTTATTACCACCTCACTTATGGTTGCTCTGTGATATGATTTTAAAGCAGGGTCACATGACAAATATTGTGACCGCTGGCGTCCCCTTCATAATTTCAAGAATCACAACCAAACCGAGGTTCTGGTTAGGTGCAAAAAGA
Above is a genomic segment from Scleropages formosus chromosome 5, fSclFor1.1, whole genome shotgun sequence containing:
- the LOC108942239 gene encoding protein O-mannosyl-transferase TMTC2-like isoform X2, with translation MIAELVSSAVALILYLNSLGADFCYDDSRVIKTNQDLLPETPWTNVFYDDFWGTLLTHSGSHKSYRPLCILSFRLNYALGGLDPWGYHVVNVVLHCAVTGLFVSMSRLLLGTGRWTLLAGLLFASHPVHTEAVAGVVGRADVGAALLFLLSLLCYAQHCASRPHSGRRWHWILGSLACAAGSMLWKEQGITVLAVSAMYDTLVFHRLRLHQVVDLLFQKRKNVNLLLSLSLLATWGAMLLAARLYWMGVKPPSFSNSDNPAADSPSLLTRTLTFLYLPAANAWLLLCPDTLSFDWSMDAVPLLRTVSDWRNIHTVAFYTLLFLLTGVGLRSPSRAREANGRGHATNGKLLTNGLHPPPERSSSSSMLLNGTANGTTTPAPPRTTLPATWNVVIFSLGLLSIPFLPATNLFFYVGFVIAERVLYIPSMGFCLLVAVGARALYIRLNRRSLRLILLCCCGAVVLLYGVRTVLRNQDWRNEEKLYRSGIPVNPAKAWGNLGNVLKNQGKTVEAERAYRNALYFRRNMADMLYNLGLLLQENKRLSEALHYYKLAIGSRPTLASAYLNTGIILMNQGHLDDARRTFLACANIPDENLKDPHAHRSSVTSCLYNLGKLLHDQGHQEEALSAYKEAIKKMPSQFAPQSLYNMMGEAYMKLNKFPEAERWYKESLRVKPDHVPAHLTYAKLLALTGQKSEAETFFLKAIKLEPSKGNGYMHYGQFLLDESRFTEAAEMAERAVGLENNEFDVVFNAAHVLRQTGLNEAAEKYYKLAAELRPNYPVALMNLGAILHLNGKLVEAEASYLRALKFKPQDAITKSNLHKLWNIMAKRGMMRMEPSA
- the LOC108942239 gene encoding protein O-mannosyl-transferase TMTC2-like isoform X1, whose protein sequence is MIAELVSSAVALILYLNSLGADFCYDDSRVIKTNQDLLPETPWTNVFYDDFWGTLLTHSGSHKSYRPLCILSFRLNYALGGLDPWGYHVVNVVLHCAVTGLFVSMSRLLLGTGRWTLLAGLLFASHPVHTEAVAGVVGRADVGAALLFLLSLLCYAQHCASRPHSGRRWHWILGSLACAAGSMLWKEQGITVLAVSAMYDTLVFHRLRLHQVVDLLVKRKNVNLLLSLSLLATWGAMLLAARLYWMGVKPPSFSNSDNPAADSPSLLTRTLTFLYLPAANAWLLLCPDTLSFDWSMDAVPLLRTVSDWRNIHTVAFYTLLFLLTGVGLRSPSRAREANGRGHATNGKLLTNGLHPPPERSSSSSMLLNGTANGTTTPAPPRTTLPATWNVVIFSLGLLSIPFLPATNLFFYVGFVIAERVLYIPSMGFCLLVAVGARALYIRLNRRSLRLILLCCCGAVVLLYGVRTVLRNQDWRNEEKLYRSGIPVNPAKAWGNLGNVLKNQGKTVEAERAYRNALYFRRNMADMLYNLGLLLQENKRLSEALHYYKLAIGSRPTLASAYLNTGIILMNQGHLDDARRTFLACANIPDENLKDPHAHRSSVTSCLYNLGKLLHDQGHQEEALSAYKEAIKKMPSQFAPQSLYNMMGEAYMKLNKFPEAERWYKESLRVKPDHVPAHLTYAKLLALTGQKSEAETFFLKAIKLEPSKGNGYMHYGQFLLDESRFTEAAEMAERAVGLENNEFDVVFNAAHVLRQTGLNEAAEKYYKLAAELRPNYPVALMNLGAILHLNGKLVEAEASYLRALKFKPQDAITKSNLHKLWNIMAKRGMMRMEPSA